The segment GTGGGACTCACTTTCCTGGTCATTTTCAGTTGTCTGAGCCACAGGCACAGGCTTTAGCACAAACCCAGTATGCGCAAGCACATGCGCAAGCGCAGGCTCAAGCGGCTCATGCCCAATTCCAAGCTCAGTTGCAGGCTCAAGCTCAGTCCCTTGCCCAGTTGCATAGCGCTGGGACTAGTAATTTGGGCGTTTCCTCGCCCTCTGTTTCGACCCCAGGTACGGGGAGTGTCAAGCGGGGTAGTCAGAAACCACCTTCACGGCCTCATGGTTCGGCCAATGCTACTAATCCAGCTTCTCCATTTAAGACCATGGAGCTGACCCCTGCAGCCCGGAGGAAGAAGCCAAAGCTTCCAGAAAAGCAAATACCTGATAAAATTGCTGCCCTAGTGCCGGAGTCTGCTATTTATACACAGTTGGTTGAATTGGAGGCCCGGGTGGATGCTGCTCTTGCAAGAAAGAAGACTGATATCCAAGAGTCCCTCAAAAACCCTCATCGTGTTCAGAAAACACTTCGGATTTATGTTTTCAATACTTTTGCAAATCAGACAAGAATGAACCCGGAGAAAACAAACGCAGAGCCTCCTTCATGGACACTTAAGATAATTGGGAGGATCTTGGAAGATGGGGTAGATCCTGTCCTTGCAGGAACTAGTGATAAATTGAGCTCTTCATacccaaaattttcatctttctttAAGAAAATGACTATTTACTTGGACCAGGGCCTTTATCCAGATAACCATGTAATTTTATGGGAGAATGCTCGGTCTCCTACACTTCATGAGGGCTTTGAAGTGCAAAGAAAGGGGGATAAAGAATTCAATGCAATAATAAGATTAGAAATGAATTATGTACCTgaaaaatttaaactttcaaCAGCCCTGTCGGAAGTTCTTGGACTTGAGGTAGATACACGCCCAAGGATTGTAGCTGCAATCTGGCACTATGTGAAGAGTAGGAAGTTACAGAACCCGAATGACCCCTCATTCTTTGTGTGTGATCCACCTCTTCGTAAAGTATTTggtgaagagaaaataaaatttgccaTGGTTCCACAAAAGATATCACATCATTTGTCTCCCCCACAACCTATACATTTGGAGCATAAGGTCAAGCTTTCAGGGAATAGTCCAGCTGGAACTACGTGTTATGATGTGTTGGTTGATGTACCCCTTCCATTAGAGAAGGAAATGTCTGCTTTCTTGGCAAACACTGAGAGGCATAAAGAGATTGATGCCTATGATGAAACAATTTGCGCTTCTATAAAGAAGATTCAAGAGCACAATCGAAGGCGGGCTTTCTTCCTTGGTTTCAGTCACTCTCCAGCAGAGTTTATTAATGCTTTGATAACTTCTCAAAGCAGGGATCTAAAACTTGTTGCAGGAGATGCAAGTCGTAATGCTGAAAAGGAGCGGCGAGCTGACTTCTATAACCAACCTTGGTAAccttctttcttctctcttaaACTCCACTTTCATTGTCTATTTTCTAGTGTATATTTGATATAAGTAGCGGGGGAGATGATTTCAGTCACTGATGCAGATATTTGTGTTTCTCACTAGTGAAGGTCTGTTCCTTAGTGTTCACATTCACTGTACTAGTTTTATCTTATTGGAT is part of the Vitis riparia cultivar Riparia Gloire de Montpellier isolate 1030 chromosome 17, EGFV_Vit.rip_1.0, whole genome shotgun sequence genome and harbors:
- the LOC117905043 gene encoding SWI/SNF complex component SNF12 homolog produces the protein MAMSANHNKTPGKSVGLGSVSSGNVGQTMPLNHQPHLLSQSQPQTLGGTHFPGHFQLSEPQAQALAQTQYAQAHAQAQAQAAHAQFQAQLQAQAQSLAQLHSAGTSNLGVSSPSVSTPGTGSVKRGSQKPPSRPHGSANATNPASPFKTMELTPAARRKKPKLPEKQIPDKIAALVPESAIYTQLVELEARVDAALARKKTDIQESLKNPHRVQKTLRIYVFNTFANQTRMNPEKTNAEPPSWTLKIIGRILEDGVDPVLAGTSDKLSSSYPKFSSFFKKMTIYLDQGLYPDNHVILWENARSPTLHEGFEVQRKGDKEFNAIIRLEMNYVPEKFKLSTALSEVLGLEVDTRPRIVAAIWHYVKSRKLQNPNDPSFFVCDPPLRKVFGEEKIKFAMVPQKISHHLSPPQPIHLEHKVKLSGNSPAGTTCYDVLVDVPLPLEKEMSAFLANTERHKEIDAYDETICASIKKIQEHNRRRAFFLGFSHSPAEFINALITSQSRDLKLVAGDASRNAEKERRADFYNQPWVDDAVIRYLNRKPAPGMEALE